The sequence below is a genomic window from Halolamina litorea.
GTCGACACCGGCGAGGCGTTCGACGTCGACGCGCTGTTCGAGCAGTTCCGGGCGTACGGCGACCGGCTTGACCGCGAAGGAATGGTCGTCGACACCGGATCGTTCCTCGCAGACCACGACGGCAACGTGGTGTTCGAGAGCGCACAAGGCACCCACCTCGACCTCGACCACGGGAGCTACCCGTTCGTGACGTCCTCGAACCCGACCGCCGGCGGCGCCGTCGTCGGGACGGGCGTTCCACCGGAGACGGTCGCGGACGGCGAGACTGTCGGCGTGGTCAAGGCGTACCTCTCCCGGGTCGGCGCCGGCCCGATGCCGACCGAGTTCGAAGGTGAGACGGCGACGACGCTCCGGGAGGCCGCCGGCGAGTTCGGCACCGTCACGGGCCGACCACGTCGCGTCGGCTGGCTTGACCTGCCGATGCTCCGGCACGCGACCCAAGTCAACGGCTACACCGGCATCACGCTGGGCCACCTCGACGCGCTGGCTACGCTCGACGAACTCGAGGTGTGTACTGCGTACGAACTCGACGGCGAACGGATCGAGACGCCGCCGCACTCGGCCGACCAGTGGGAGCGGTGTGTCCCACAGTACGAGCACTTCGACTCGTGGGACGAGCAGGACTGGCAGTCGGTGGCCGACCGCGGGTACGAGGCCCTCCCCGAGAACGCGAGAGCCTACGTCGAGTTCGTGAGCGAGGATCTCGGCGTCCCGGTCTACGCGCTCGGCGTCGGGCCGGGCCGGGCGGCGACCATCGTGCGGGAGAACCCGGTAATCGAGGCGGACACGGGGGCCCAGCGACCGAAACGATGAGCGTCGACGGCGTCGAAGGGCCGATCGGACGAACGACCATGGAGCCACGACGATGAGCGACGAAGGGTTCGACCGCGGGACCGCGCTGTCGCTGCTGGCCGACGAGAGCCGTGTCCGGATCATCGAGGAACTCGGCGACGCGACCGTCTCCCCGGACACCGGCATCCCCTCCGTCCCCTACGCGGACCTGAAGTCCCGCGTGGGCATCCGTGACTCCGGCCGCTTCAACTACCACCTGACGAAGCTACTGGGCAACTACGTCGCGAAGGGCGAGGCGGGCTACCGGCTCCGGTGGCCCGGGATGGTCCTCTACCGTGCGCTCGTCGCCGGCCTGCTCACCGGCGAGGCCGACCGCTCCATCGACCCGGCCCCGGTCGGCGTCGACTGCTACCGCTGTGGCGAACCCGTCGAGGGGCACCTCTACGAGACGCTGTTCCGGGTGCGCTGTTCGGCCTGCGAGGCGAACTAC
It includes:
- a CDS encoding adenylosuccinate synthase, whose product is MNTTLVGSQFGDEGKGRMTDVFSAAADAVVRFQGGDNAGHTIDVDGEEYSLRLVPSGVVRGKTGVLGNGCVVNFETLFDELDRLRERGLTPEVYVSGRATVVLPYHRVLDGAEEQAREVSATAVGTTGNGIGPAYEDATGRRAIRVAELLAPETLRERLEHVVPQKRVIAESLYGVDTGEAFDVDALFEQFRAYGDRLDREGMVVDTGSFLADHDGNVVFESAQGTHLDLDHGSYPFVTSSNPTAGGAVVGTGVPPETVADGETVGVVKAYLSRVGAGPMPTEFEGETATTLREAAGEFGTVTGRPRRVGWLDLPMLRHATQVNGYTGITLGHLDALATLDELEVCTAYELDGERIETPPHSADQWERCVPQYEHFDSWDEQDWQSVADRGYEALPENARAYVEFVSEDLGVPVYALGVGPGRAATIVRENPVIEADTGAQRPKR